Within the Dermacentor silvarum isolate Dsil-2018 chromosome 8, BIME_Dsil_1.4, whole genome shotgun sequence genome, the region GCAATCGAATTCAAATCGGTAGAAAGAAGTGGCATAGTGTCCTCATATATGTAACTAGCAGTAACGCGTAAATATAAATTTACTAGGATAATCCGCTGCGAAGCATGCATTCTTGTGCATATTTGAGTCTACAATTATACGTAATAAACACAACACAAACTCCATGCATTGTTTGCTACAGCTTCCGCAATCTAGAGTCAAAGCTTTGTTTTCCTAATTTACATCACTGATATAGCACTCCGTTTCAACACACCGTTAAATTGACGCCTTTCCTTAATattgaatcatgtgaaaacaGGGCTTCTAAGACTGCATTGCATTGGTAATGTGAGCACAGCGTGGACCACCCTTGTCCGCATAATATTGCTTTGATCTGATCAACAATGGTCCAACAAGGGATGTCCAACGCTGGAGTCAACTtttcgacaagaggacttgtattcgtcaggatcctgatgaagacaagtccgcttgtcaaaacgttggcttcagCTTGACACATCTCTTGTCCCACCCCCGTTGATAACTTCAGTTCTCCATCTGCCCATGAACCTCTGTAGTGTTTTGATAACATTGTCTTGAGATTCTCGATCATGCACTGCTTGTTACGCcactttatttttatatttatattAAAGTTAAACTGGCCAATACTGACTTGCATTAGACACAGCTATATAGGCCGTACAGAAAAGTGTTGCTTGCCAAAAGTTCCCTAACCTCCATACGCGTAGCTGCTGAAACCTGGATACACGTAGTAGTTGCTGCTTCCGAGTCCATAGCCAGAGCCGTAGCCGCCGTTCTGGTGTCCCGCGTAGCTATAGCCAACACTGGGATAGTAACTATTGTAGAAATAGTCGAAACCACCGGTAGGGTAGCCACCGTTGAAGCCATAGCTAAATCCACCGTTTGGTACCCAGTTGCCGTGGAAAGCAGTCGCAGTGGTGAAACCCGAGCTGGGGGCCCCGATAGGGCCTCCCCAGGTAAATAAGAAGCTTCCACTTCGCTGTGGGCCCAGGGTCGACTCGAATGTAGTCTCCGTTGTCCGCAGTGTAGGGCTGGGGAGTCCGGTCGGACCACCCGGAACGCCGCCGCCACCAGCGACGGAAGTTGTGTGGGTGGTACGGGTGACTCCTCCAAGTGCGTTACCGCTTACTCGGGTCAACGTGTGCGTGCGTATGGGATGTGGTCCAAAACTACTGAAGGCAAGCCCGCCCCGCAAACCTCCGCCCATCGGGGCGCCATTCTCCTCGCTGCGTACAATGGTGTTCACAGGAGCGTCACTGATGAAACTGCCACCCTGAAGTGTGCCACCACCCGAAGTAGATATGTCATTGAGGGAACTGTCGATCCTCGTTAAGGTCCCAAATGCGTCCGTCAGGGAAGCTgtaatgatatttaaaaagaATGTATGCACATAGAACGCACAATTTCTAAATCTATATTaagtgaagctttcgtgaagcggtcaCTTATAAGGTCATAAAACTATTCGTCTTCTGCAACGCGTTTTGCGGCATAGCAATTATGTGCCTGACTGGCAAATCAGCAAAACGTGGAAACCCCAATCACGCGACCCACGTGATCCATGCGACCGCGGAATACACAGACTCCGAGATCGGCCCACTTTCTGTCACGTCATCCCCGCGATCATACCAGATTACCATTATCTCCAGGACCGGCCCACCTTACTTACTCGGGAAAAAGCCCACCACGCAGACGCACCAAACTCTGGGAATGAAGCCATAGAAAGCCTCGCTGAGATAGAGGAATTAGGCGCTTAAAGGTGTATATTTGTTGCATTGTAGATGTGTAAGCACCGTTTGTTTTTCAACTGCGTGAATCCGCAGAGAAGCCAGTCGGCAACCGGCACATTTGTATACGGCTAGTAAAGATGGGGCTACACATAAACTCGTTCGTTGTGTGACTGCTCTCCTGTGTGTAAGCTATTCGGCGTGAAACATCAGCAGCATCGATCTGCAGGAAAAGCCGTGATCCGCGATGTCCTGGAGGGTTAGCCTAAACAGCTTCACCTTGAAAGATATTTGCGTCATTAAACAAGCTACAATACTGAACGGGAGGGAGTGAAATTAgccaggagccaacgtttcgataaggGGACTTCGTCTTCTGTAGTGCCCTGACGAAGACGAGCTACATTATCGAAAAGTTGGTTGCCCACTGCTGATCAATTCATGTATCGCGGTTCATTTTACTCTCACCTCTTGTTTGAAGTTGTAATACTATTGAAACCTTGTAGGACATAAAACATGATAAAACAAAAGCTTCAGGATAGTATCAGGTTCGTGTTTGGTTGGAGACGCATGGGCCATATGCACTGAACTTTAATAAGCTGATAATAAGTGCTGGGCATTTAGGTAAACGCACTGGAATCGTGCCTCCGTTCTCACTGTATCACTTCTGCCTGGATTTGATCTGCAATGAGCGCAAttccatagccactaagctaccgcggcaggtAAGGCTGCAAGCTAAATACGCGTAATTTTCGACGGGAAGATGTGATGGCGCGTTAGCACGTGCTTTAAGCACAAGAAAGGTGGCTGCAGCTGCCTTCCGAACTTGCCTTCGGTACTTTAAAaagtaatacataaataaaaagaaactctCTTTCAACGCTAACCTTTAAACAGAAAACTGTACAGACAACTTTAACTGTAACACTTGCGTTCGCACACAGCACTGCTGTCGTCACGTGCTCGACAACCACGACAAGACACTTCCAATGAATTCGCTTTGCTTTCATGATTCACTTACAATGCGCGTCAAGAGTTGCGCATGCGTTGTTGTAATAAAATCGTTGCTGTAGCCTACTGAACGCTGTTTCCTTAAGGGTTTGCGCACGCCATATACGCTGACGCAGGTGTCTTCGTTGTAGCAAAAATCTTCATTGTTCCAACCCAAGCGATGTGGTAGGAATGTCTTCACTCGTAGAAAATTGTTAGATCAAAGCATTAAGCATAAGCGACGCGATATGGTTTACAATTTGCATATAATACACGTTCTTATTGAGAATGCATGCGGTATGACCGTTCCTTTGAAGAATGACGCTTTTCCATTCTCTTTTATGTTGCTGGCATGCATATTATGCAGCAATCATAATTATGTCCCTTCACCGGATGGTGTGTCGGCCGCATGtcgcaacgcttttttttttaggaggcctTCCCTTAAAGGTGCCTTCTGCGTCTGGACAAGATTGCGGTGTGTACGTGTGTATTGAACATGCTGTATGCATGGCTGTAGCGCTGTCTCTGTGTGTATTTTTCTTTCTACGTCCTTGTTCAgtcgcgcttacacattctatcCTACTGTATAGCCTGTTCAGGCAATGAAGGTGCCAAATATAAAAACTTCCATCTACCAGCTGTGGCGGCAACAGCAGCTTCCATAACGTATTTTAACACAGAAGCTCGGTCGCACAAGAATTTTCCGTCCAAATCTGCAACATAATTTACATCACTGCTAGCAAACACTTCCATGAGGGAAATAGCGAGAGAAGTCGCGACTGTATACCCGCACTTTCCCCAGCCGCATAGCGCAAACGCCGCACGGCTAATCAAGATTTTGCCAACTGCGTCGTCTTTAACTTTCTATTCCGTGTCTGAGCTTGTCTTAAGTTCGCGCCATGAAGTTTCTCTTTTCTTGAACATTCTGTTAGGCCTGGTTTTGTGCTGTTTACATGTTAAACACAGAACCACATTTGCCCAAATCTCCCCGCAAAATTATTGTAGTTGCTGTCACTCTTGCTCATGAGCTATGGAAGTTTGGCCACTCTGTGGCTGAATATCTGAGCATCGTGTCTCAAAGAAAACAAAGATAAAAacaaaaagggaagaaaaagacTGAAGAAGAAAGGAAATGACGAAACACTTTGTAGTGTTTTGTCACGTCACAATTGCACGCTCAAATAGAACGCAAGCATATGACCCGCACACGCGTACTCAAAAGATgtcagaaggaaaaaaaaaaaaaaacaagagagcgCAGGTATTATAACCGACAACTTTCAGTGGCAGCACAGCCTAAGCTACGTGCACCCGTTTCACACGTGCGGGGCTTCTGCTCTTGCGTAACTGCTCCAAGTAGCGCCAGCGATATTCTGGCGATCTAGAGGACCAGAAAAACCAGTTATGTATATCGGAAAGCCAGAAAATTAGGAACAGCAAGAAACGAAATTTTTTTTCCTAAGCAAgctttttatttattataaaATAAATCTTCAACAAAATATATAATAATTGCTACGGTTTGTTTTACACTGCGAAGCTTACAGTTGCTTACATTCGCGAACTACATGCAGatgcgcagtaaaaaaaaaaaaaacgcgtgccTTGATTGGTACCTTTCGCtacactgccacagaaagttgtcgccggTATAAAAAGACGTAAAAGCAAATGCAACAAAACAATTTTAGAAGCAGCAGTAAAAGATAATCAACTACGTTACCTAGCACACATTTCAACGCGTCACTCCTGACTGGTGTTATGAAATTACCATATGTGCCTCATAAATGATAAACGAGTGCGTATAACTTATACGGTCCCCAACGTGGGTTCCTAAATCAAATATCTCAACTGTTTACAACCCTTTAGTTTTCATTGTTTATTCACTGAACGTCGTCAGCAATGATGTACGCCAAGTTGGTACATCACACTTCTGACTTTTTTATAAGTTATGGCACTCTGCTCTTACTCCTCACCCAGCTTCAGTAGATATGTGACGTAAATGTGGCAGCAAGCCACCTTTTGTTTTTTCGCCCACAAATTACCGAAATATACATTTACTTCCTTCGCGCTTACAACCTAGAGATTGCTCATTATAATTGCAGTAGCACGTGTAGGTCTGAAAACTCTCCTCCCCATGGTAAGCTTAAGGATGTCTGGGAATTTCACTGCCAGTCGTATACCTCTTCTTGAGACCGAAATTTGAATCCATGTTGGTAATGCCACAATTTAAAAGCTCGACATCAGTAACGCTGATACCAGCATGCATGGTACTCGCTTAGGGGCGCAGCACACCCGCAATGCTGCCAAATTCCTGTGTGCTCCATCTTTCATGGACTGTCGTCGTTTGTTGCTCGTGCTTGATTGCGCTCGTGGATGTATGTGTGTTTCTGCGGGTCTGTGCCATTCAAGTGTTTGTCCATGCGTGTGTCAGAATGTGCGTGtgtctttcgctctctctctctctctctctctctgcgtgtgtgtgtgtgtgtgtgtgagtgtgagtgtgtgtgtgagtgtgagtgtgtgtgtgtgtgtgtgtgtgtgtgtgtgtgtgtgtgtgtgtgtgtgtgtgtgtgtgtgtgtgtgtgtgtgtgtgtgtgtgtgagtgtgagtgtgtgtgtgtgtgtgtgtgtgtgtgtgtgtaatgggCCTGTCTAACAGTAATTATCAGTGACGTTTCAGGTTTGATTAAACTTTCTGGCATTATAAATTGTTCATACTTTATACTTTCCGGAAATCACAATTTACTGTACGTTTCCTTTAGCGCAGTGATAGCGAAAACAGCAGACGTTGCTCATTCTGCAAGAAGTTGCGTAATTATGACGTATGTTGCTTCAGTGAGCTTGTTGTTTTCTGTCCCCATGCAGATACACCAGAAGTAACCTCAATTAGCCCATCTACGCGTTAGTATCATCGCACATCAATCACTAACCGACCGGCAAAACAGATTAGCGCTTTCCCTGAAGCATCAAGGAAAATTAACGGTCTGGGGCTTCGAAACATGTAAGGCCACAGTGCAGCTATTCCAACTGCTAACAAATATTAAAGTTTTTAATTCCGTTTTGTGTCTGACCATAATAAAGTAACAACAGACGTAGTCATTTCAAAACGTCCCGTCGTCTAGTGGAAGTTTCTTGCAGTCAACTTGTGTTAGTACTTCAGGCCACTGTTGCTGGTCTCAAGAGGTGCTGTTTTTAAGTTGACGCACATCAATAGTGAATAAAAATTTTGCCATGGTTTTATGCTTTAAAACTAAAGCAAAACATCTAAATTGATGACATCAAAGTGACATTATGAGTTAGAAAGCGTTAGAATAAAGTAAATAAGCCATGCGAGTCTAGCACTTCATATTGTACAATGCGTCATCACTGTGCGGTCCTTTAACGAAATGTATGCGCAAAAGATAGACATGAGTGAACAATGTGACAATGCGTAAGATGTAAAATAGCTTGGAAAGCAATTGTTCTGTCGGGACATCGAACCACCTTTGATGCTCGCGGTCGCTGGCTAATGTCTGCTCCCAAACAccagtgctatatatatatatatatatatatatatatatatatatatattatactgCTGAGAGTAAGTGCAACTGATGAAGAACTTAATTGTACATTGAGAAGGCCGCATGAC harbors:
- the LOC119461395 gene encoding shematrin-like protein 1 translates to MKAFFAIALLSAASLTDAFGTLTRIDSSLNDISTSGGGTLQGGSFISDAPVNTIVRSEENGAPMGGGLRGGLAFSSFGPHPIRTHTLTRVSGNALGGVTRTTHTTSVAGGGGVPGGPTGLPSPTLRTTETTFESTLGPQRSGSFLFTWGGPIGAPSSGFTTATAFHGNWVPNGGFSYGFNGGYPTGGFDYFYNSYYPSVGYSYAGHQNGGYGSGYGLGSSNYYVYPGFSSYAYGG